The following proteins come from a genomic window of Acidimicrobiales bacterium:
- a CDS encoding carboxymuconolactone decarboxylase family protein, giving the protein MARIDVPDGRGLERERLLMMQPDVAIGMGAYSQAVYEKTSLPPRVREIARLRVAVANGCPVCLNTRSPKAAAQGLDEDGVQDVIACSIGQAPEIEGLTDRERLAGEFADRFATDHHSIDDAFIQEIRNHFTDVEVIELTALCAMTVGNGRFMTVLDIAADDDGHYILPEGD; this is encoded by the coding sequence ATGGCACGGATCGATGTTCCCGACGGCAGAGGACTCGAGCGCGAACGGCTGCTGATGATGCAGCCCGACGTCGCGATCGGCATGGGGGCCTACTCCCAGGCCGTCTACGAGAAGACCTCGCTCCCTCCACGAGTGCGCGAGATCGCGCGTCTGCGCGTGGCGGTGGCCAACGGCTGCCCCGTCTGTCTCAACACCCGCTCGCCCAAGGCAGCCGCCCAGGGGCTCGACGAGGACGGCGTCCAGGACGTCATCGCCTGTTCGATCGGGCAGGCACCCGAGATCGAGGGCCTCACCGATCGCGAACGCCTCGCCGGCGAGTTCGCCGACCGGTTCGCCACCGACCACCACTCGATCGACGACGCCTTCATCCAGGAGATCCGCAATCACTTCACCGACGTCGAGGTCATCGAGCTCACCGCCCTGTGCGCCATGACCGTCGGCAACGGTCGTTTCATGACCGTGCTCGACATCGCAGCCGACGACGACGGCCACTACATCCTCCCCGAGGGCGATTGA
- a CDS encoding NAD(P)/FAD-dependent oxidoreductase, with translation MSADPRIVIIGAGIAGIGTAIKLREAGFDNFEIVEKSHAFGGTWLDNSYPGASCDVPAHLYTLSFEPNPDWRETFAGQPEILAHIQATAAKHGLDDVARFGTEIAAAEWDHDHTEWVLTTTDGDEIRATIVISGLGQLNRPSVPPLPGLDTFAGTTFHSARWNHDHDLAGRRVAVIGTGASAVQFVPEIVPSVAHLDLYQRSANWVMPRRNPPISAAARRRFRRIPGWRRLHRLGIYLRFEILVNQVFNTGSFANRKATEEAVKYLESAVPDDELRERLTPEYPIGCTRILGHDGWYSSLQEPQVDVVTTGIREIVADGVITDDGEHRPADTIIFGTGFDTNNFLAPVDFIGRDGISIRRRWAQGAEAYLGITVADFPNLFMLYGPNTNLGHNSIIFMIEQQIHHTVGLLERMRDEGIAAIDLHRHEQDRFNRRIQERMKKRVWVTSCSSWYKNDSGKVVNNWPGSTIDYRRKCRQVSLDRYEQITAAGDV, from the coding sequence GTGAGCGCCGATCCGAGGATCGTCATCATCGGGGCCGGCATCGCCGGCATCGGCACGGCGATCAAGCTGCGCGAGGCCGGCTTCGACAATTTCGAGATCGTCGAGAAGTCACACGCCTTCGGCGGCACGTGGCTCGACAACTCCTACCCCGGGGCATCGTGCGACGTCCCGGCCCACCTCTACACGCTGTCGTTCGAACCCAATCCCGACTGGCGCGAGACCTTCGCCGGCCAACCGGAGATCCTCGCCCACATCCAGGCGACGGCGGCGAAACACGGGCTCGACGACGTCGCCCGGTTCGGCACCGAGATCGCCGCCGCCGAATGGGACCACGACCACACCGAGTGGGTGCTCACCACCACCGACGGCGACGAGATCCGCGCCACGATCGTCATCTCCGGCCTCGGTCAACTCAACCGGCCGTCGGTGCCGCCGCTTCCCGGGCTCGACACCTTCGCGGGCACGACCTTCCATTCGGCGCGGTGGAACCACGACCACGACCTGGCCGGACGGCGGGTGGCGGTGATCGGCACCGGCGCCTCGGCTGTGCAATTCGTGCCCGAGATCGTGCCGTCCGTCGCCCATCTCGACCTCTATCAGCGGTCGGCGAACTGGGTGATGCCCCGCAGGAACCCGCCGATCAGTGCGGCTGCCCGCCGCCGCTTCCGCCGCATCCCGGGCTGGCGACGCCTCCATCGACTCGGGATCTATCTCCGCTTCGAGATCCTCGTGAACCAGGTGTTCAACACCGGGTCGTTCGCCAACCGGAAGGCGACCGAAGAAGCGGTGAAGTACCTCGAATCAGCCGTGCCCGACGACGAGCTGCGAGAGCGTCTCACCCCCGAGTACCCCATCGGCTGCACTCGCATCCTCGGCCACGACGGGTGGTACTCGTCCTTGCAGGAACCCCAGGTCGACGTGGTCACCACCGGCATCCGCGAGATCGTCGCCGACGGCGTCATCACCGACGACGGCGAGCACCGACCGGCCGACACCATCATCTTCGGCACGGGGTTCGACACCAACAACTTCCTCGCCCCGGTCGACTTCATCGGGCGTGACGGCATCTCGATCCGTCGCCGATGGGCCCAGGGAGCCGAGGCCTATCTCGGCATCACCGTCGCCGACTTCCCGAACCTGTTCATGCTCTACGGGCCGAACACGAACCTCGGCCACAACTCGATCATCTTCATGATCGAGCAGCAGATCCACCACACCGTCGGCCTGCTCGAACGCATGCGGGACGAGGGAATCGCCGCCATCGATCTCCACCGCCACGAACAGGATCGTTTCAACCGGCGTATCCAGGAGCGGATGAAGAAGCGGGTCTGGGTCACCTCCTGCAGCAGCTGGTACAAGAACGACTCGGGCAAGGTCGTCAACAACTGGCCCGGTTCGACCATCGACTACCGGCGGAAGTGCCGACAGGTCAGTCTCGAT
- a CDS encoding PAC2 family protein encodes MDQLIWENEPTRGLHSPILVTAWDGLFDVGGAATGAIEALRGVDATKVGHIDADEFFDFNERRPYVRIDESGARRIEWPHNDIYALPLDGRDRDLVLMEGVEPHLRWRTFVDAVVEVVRRFDVRMVVTLGAMIAETPHTRPPAITGSTTDAELAALMRLDRPSYQGPTGVVGALHEHLDRIGVPAVSLRASVPHYVAGAPNPKASRALLERFERVTGLPTGWAGLDQEARDWEARVDDAMADDADISRYVRHLEERYDARTASSLPNADDLAAEFERFLRQHDDG; translated from the coding sequence GTGGACCAGCTGATCTGGGAGAACGAACCGACGCGGGGACTGCACTCCCCCATCCTGGTCACGGCCTGGGACGGGCTGTTCGACGTGGGCGGGGCAGCCACCGGGGCGATCGAGGCGCTGCGCGGTGTCGATGCGACCAAGGTCGGCCACATCGACGCCGACGAGTTCTTCGACTTCAACGAGCGCCGGCCGTATGTGCGCATCGACGAATCGGGCGCCCGCCGGATCGAGTGGCCCCACAACGACATCTACGCGCTGCCGCTCGACGGTCGCGATCGTGACCTCGTCCTCATGGAGGGTGTCGAACCGCATCTGCGGTGGCGCACATTCGTCGATGCGGTGGTCGAGGTCGTGCGCCGGTTCGACGTGAGGATGGTCGTCACCCTCGGCGCGATGATCGCCGAAACCCCGCACACGCGACCGCCGGCCATCACCGGCTCCACCACCGATGCCGAACTAGCCGCGCTGATGCGTCTCGATCGGCCGTCGTACCAGGGGCCGACCGGGGTGGTCGGTGCCCTCCACGAACACCTCGATCGCATCGGCGTACCGGCGGTGTCGCTGCGGGCCAGCGTGCCGCACTACGTGGCCGGCGCGCCCAATCCCAAGGCCTCGAGGGCGCTGCTCGAACGCTTCGAGCGGGTCACCGGTCTCCCCACCGGCTGGGCCGGACTCGACCAGGAGGCCCGCGACTGGGAGGCCCGGGTCGACGATGCCATGGCCGACGACGCCGACATCTCTCGCTACGTCCGTCATCTCGAAGAGCGCTACGACGCCCGGACCGCATCCTCGCTGCCCAACGCCGACGACCTGGCCGCCGAGTTCGAACGCTTCCTTCGCCAGCACGACGACGGCTGA
- a CDS encoding amidohydrolase family protein: MGTTANTFPDGIAAIDTMMGTTAGTTGKDRYKFLDRALKDAESANMNFPAQYMFKDVPFSDQARTADGELEEPPQGADLLLPFMDRAGVEIAMVGCKPEGDGYGNQCVQDHPDRFIAAYEADPNEGVDALRKIRRMHAEMGLKAITAFPSGRNPQVPIDAPLMYPIYALCVELDIPIFCCAGIPGPRVPADAQHVRRIDNVMYDFPELTFVTRHGCEPWEDLAVKLMLKWPGLHYSTSAFAPKHYPSAIIDYANTRGAEKVIYGGYFPMGLSLDKIFEQMRDVPFREHVWEPFLRTNAQRVLRLD, encoded by the coding sequence ATGGGTACTACGGCCAACACATTTCCTGACGGCATCGCCGCAATCGACACGATGATGGGTACCACCGCCGGTACCACCGGCAAGGACCGCTACAAGTTCCTCGACCGGGCCCTCAAGGACGCCGAGTCGGCCAACATGAACTTCCCGGCCCAGTACATGTTCAAGGACGTTCCCTTCTCCGATCAGGCCCGAACCGCCGACGGCGAGCTCGAGGAACCACCCCAGGGCGCCGACCTCCTCCTGCCGTTCATGGACCGGGCCGGCGTCGAGATCGCCATGGTCGGCTGCAAACCCGAGGGTGACGGCTACGGCAACCAGTGCGTGCAGGATCACCCAGATCGGTTCATCGCGGCCTATGAGGCCGACCCGAACGAGGGGGTCGATGCGCTGCGAAAGATTCGCAGGATGCACGCAGAGATGGGACTCAAGGCCATCACCGCGTTCCCGTCGGGACGCAACCCGCAGGTGCCGATCGACGCGCCGTTGATGTATCCGATCTACGCCCTGTGCGTCGAACTCGACATTCCCATCTTCTGTTGTGCCGGCATTCCGGGTCCGCGCGTGCCCGCCGATGCCCAACACGTCCGGCGGATCGACAACGTGATGTACGACTTCCCCGAGCTCACCTTCGTCACCCGCCACGGCTGCGAGCCGTGGGAGGACCTGGCGGTGAAGCTCATGCTCAAGTGGCCCGGCCTGCACTACTCCACATCGGCGTTCGCGCCGAAGCACTACCCGAGCGCGATCATCGACTACGCCAACACCCGCGGCGCCGAGAAGGTCATCTACGGCGGCTACTTCCCCATGGGGCTCTCGCTCGACAAGATCTTCGAGCAGATGCGTGACGTGCCCTTCCGCGAGCACGTGTGGGAGCCCTTCCTGCGCACGAACGCGCAACGCGTGCTCCGGCTGGACTAG
- a CDS encoding 50S ribosomal protein L11 methyltransferase produces the protein MDAQSAQLWEHGAIGVEELDGALRAAFTDATRAAAARDRLAPQAVIETVDDTHGLDAARDLLTIEVAGGFAVHPPWLDPPTGSIGIAIDPGHAFGSGSHPSTRLALDLIGTEVRQGQRVLDIGCGTGVLSIAAALVGAGVVAVDIDPAAVDATIANVARNGVADSVAVRSGSVDPGDGTPYDLVVVNVTIDIHEHIAGELHPAHPRLIVAGILGPTQLDRCAAAYGATTDRHIESDGWMAAVLTRS, from the coding sequence GTGGATGCGCAGTCGGCGCAACTCTGGGAGCACGGCGCGATCGGCGTGGAGGAACTCGACGGTGCGCTTCGGGCGGCGTTCACCGATGCAACCCGGGCTGCCGCGGCCCGCGACCGGCTGGCGCCGCAGGCCGTGATCGAAACCGTCGACGACACCCACGGACTCGACGCCGCGCGTGACCTGCTCACCATCGAGGTCGCGGGAGGTTTCGCGGTGCACCCACCGTGGCTCGATCCGCCGACCGGTTCCATCGGCATCGCGATCGACCCCGGCCATGCCTTCGGGAGCGGGTCGCACCCGAGCACGCGGCTGGCCCTCGACCTCATCGGCACCGAGGTGCGCCAGGGCCAGCGGGTGCTCGACATCGGGTGCGGCACCGGGGTGCTCTCGATCGCCGCCGCGCTCGTCGGTGCCGGGGTCGTCGCCGTCGACATCGATCCCGCCGCAGTGGACGCCACGATCGCCAATGTCGCCCGCAACGGCGTCGCCGACTCGGTCGCAGTGAGATCCGGCTCCGTCGACCCCGGCGACGGGACCCCGTACGACCTCGTCGTCGTCAACGTGACGATCGACATCCACGAGCACATCGCCGGTGAGCTGCACCCCGCCCACCCACGCTTGATCGTCGCAGGGATCCTCGGCCCGACGCAGCTCGACCGGTGTGCGGCCGCCTACGGCGCAACGACGGACCGCCACATCGAATCGGATGGCTGGATGGCCGCGGTGCTGACCCGCTCCTAG
- a CDS encoding EAL domain-containing protein: MTAAPEFELEPRWDPSLVVRVVWIRTISTLSLGITCALLPALGDDRFTITFLLLGPIPIGSVIVYRLVHPDRMLAVATVVDMAWCVVVVLLLPSLYATTMIVAMAMLAFVANEGKRYLNISAALGAVGFTTAGLLHDVDLWVVMMAVYLVLLPLINFLASAQAERERRYNERIRHRAEHDSLTGLRNRAGLATSMLRGRIDAVVALDLDGFKDINDTLGHKAGDELLVALASRMSDVVGEVGVLARTGGDEFSVLVHGTDADLLAGELLRACRQRFTLGDIDVSIGASIGVAFAEPGIDSSELIRRADLAMYEAKRSQVGVRRWNDTTRSASRQRVSLSGDVERGFETNEFELFFQPIVETQSGRVVDVEGLLRWRHPVHGLLVPGDFLELVEGIGLRSTMDRMVFDQAASLAARLQPMNIGVSLNVSAGSILRSSVPQVLDETLRRYDVVPQRITVEMIEDEMADDQSTARAVLDALGELGVGIAIDDFGTGHSSLSRLRRLPVTSLKIDRSFVSGMRESEDDQAIVRAVSHLGRSLDLIVVAEGVENESVHDHIREADLPIDRLQGYGIAVPMPADELLSWIEPRRISRV; the protein is encoded by the coding sequence GTGACCGCCGCGCCCGAGTTCGAGTTGGAGCCCCGTTGGGACCCTTCGCTCGTGGTTCGCGTCGTGTGGATTCGGACGATCTCCACGCTCTCGCTGGGCATCACCTGTGCGCTGCTCCCTGCCCTCGGTGACGATCGCTTCACGATCACCTTTCTGCTCCTGGGCCCGATTCCGATCGGGAGTGTCATCGTGTACCGACTCGTTCACCCCGACCGAATGCTCGCCGTGGCGACGGTGGTGGACATGGCGTGGTGCGTTGTCGTGGTATTGCTGCTGCCGAGCCTGTACGCGACGACGATGATCGTCGCGATGGCGATGCTCGCCTTCGTGGCCAATGAGGGGAAGCGCTACCTCAACATCTCCGCGGCCCTCGGTGCCGTCGGCTTCACGACCGCCGGGCTGTTGCACGATGTCGATCTCTGGGTCGTGATGATGGCGGTCTATCTCGTACTCCTGCCACTGATCAACTTTCTCGCTTCGGCCCAGGCCGAACGGGAGCGCCGATACAACGAGCGCATTCGCCACCGGGCCGAGCACGATTCGCTCACCGGCCTGCGGAATCGGGCCGGCCTCGCGACGTCCATGCTCCGGGGCAGGATCGACGCGGTCGTCGCGCTGGATCTTGACGGCTTCAAGGACATCAACGACACGCTCGGTCACAAGGCAGGTGATGAGCTTCTGGTCGCGCTGGCCTCTCGCATGAGTGATGTGGTCGGCGAGGTCGGCGTGCTCGCCCGCACCGGTGGCGACGAGTTCTCGGTTCTCGTCCACGGCACCGATGCGGACCTGCTGGCCGGCGAGCTGTTGCGGGCCTGCCGCCAACGATTCACCCTGGGCGACATCGATGTTTCGATCGGGGCGTCGATCGGTGTCGCGTTCGCCGAGCCGGGTATCGACTCCTCGGAGCTGATCCGCCGCGCTGATCTCGCGATGTACGAGGCGAAGCGCAGCCAGGTCGGCGTGCGTCGGTGGAACGACACGACGCGTTCGGCGTCACGTCAGCGGGTGAGTCTGTCGGGTGATGTCGAACGAGGCTTCGAGACGAACGAGTTCGAGCTGTTCTTCCAACCGATCGTGGAAACGCAATCCGGTCGCGTCGTGGATGTCGAGGGACTGCTGCGGTGGCGCCACCCGGTCCACGGACTGCTCGTGCCCGGTGACTTCCTCGAGCTCGTCGAGGGAATCGGTCTCCGTTCGACGATGGATCGGATGGTCTTCGATCAGGCCGCCTCGCTCGCTGCTCGGCTCCAGCCGATGAACATCGGGGTGTCGTTGAACGTGTCGGCGGGAAGCATCCTGCGCTCGTCGGTCCCCCAGGTGCTCGACGAGACGCTGCGCCGCTACGACGTCGTCCCGCAGCGGATCACGGTCGAGATGATCGAGGACGAGATGGCCGACGACCAATCGACCGCCAGAGCCGTGCTCGACGCACTGGGCGAACTCGGTGTGGGCATCGCGATCGACGACTTCGGCACGGGGCATTCGTCACTCTCCCGCCTGCGTCGACTTCCGGTGACCTCGCTCAAGATCGACCGCAGTTTCGTGTCGGGGATGCGCGAGTCCGAGGACGATCAGGCGATCGTGCGGGCCGTCAGCCACCTCGGTCGATCGCTCGACCTCATCGTGGTCGCCGAAGGCGTGGAGAACGAGTCCGTGCACGACCACATTCGCGAGGCCGATCTGCCGATCGATCGTCTCCAGGGCTACGGGATCGCCGTACCGATGCCGGCCGACGAGTTGCTCTCCTGGATCGAACCGCGTCGGATCAGCAGGGTCTAG
- a CDS encoding alpha/beta hydrolase, which produces MGELIRSTDGVSVALHDLGGDGPPLLLLHATGFHGRAYTQIARRLHDHFRVWAPDLRGHGDSITPDMALPWRGMVDDALAVLDHLGADAPLAVCGHSMGGATAMATELRRPGTVRAAWIFEPIIFPPSATAGSGANPLAEGARRRRQDFASLDEVIERYTGRGPFAAVDPVVLRDYITHGFRPTADGVTLTTTGENEARTFEGADLELFPRLHEIGVPVTVVGSGDGAPPALAAPLVAAELPAGRLVSWPDRSHFGPFEDPARAAAEIIAALAEA; this is translated from the coding sequence ATGGGTGAGCTGATCCGATCGACCGATGGGGTGTCGGTCGCCCTGCACGACCTGGGCGGCGACGGCCCGCCCCTGTTGCTGCTGCACGCCACCGGCTTCCACGGGCGGGCCTACACGCAGATCGCCCGCCGACTCCACGACCACTTCCGCGTCTGGGCCCCCGACCTCCGCGGCCACGGTGACAGCATCACCCCCGACATGGCGCTGCCGTGGCGAGGCATGGTCGACGACGCGCTGGCCGTGCTCGACCATCTCGGTGCGGACGCGCCGTTGGCGGTCTGCGGTCACTCGATGGGCGGCGCCACGGCGATGGCCACCGAGCTCCGCCGGCCCGGCACGGTCCGCGCCGCGTGGATCTTCGAGCCCATCATCTTCCCGCCGTCGGCCACCGCCGGCAGCGGGGCGAATCCGCTCGCCGAAGGGGCGCGGCGCCGGCGACAGGACTTCGCGTCACTCGACGAGGTCATCGAGCGCTACACGGGGCGCGGCCCCTTCGCCGCGGTCGACCCGGTCGTCCTGCGGGACTACATCACCCACGGCTTCCGCCCCACCGCCGACGGGGTCACACTCACGACCACCGGCGAGAACGAGGCCCGCACCTTCGAGGGAGCCGACCTCGAGTTGTTCCCCCGACTCCACGAGATCGGGGTGCCGGTCACCGTCGTCGGCTCGGGTGACGGCGCGCCGCCCGCACTGGCCGCGCCGCTGGTGGCCGCCGAGTTGCCCGCCGGCCGCCTGGTCAGCTGGCCCGACCGCAGCCACTTCGGCCCGTTCGAGGACCCGGCGCGCGCCGCGGCCGAGATCATCGCGGCGCTGGCCGAGGCCTGA
- a CDS encoding thioesterase family protein: MDAREWLGLQPTHNPTRWILPITPKISVGSRFLFGGAALGAATAALEQTTGRPVVWATAQYLSFAPVGSVMDLDIHVSVSSRFTSQARVIGHVGDNEVIAVMAALGRRELDVEREFPQMPSVLPPAECLPRGRHYEEESLGQYMDQLLAMAPPGEAHHGPTGHGEGRVCMWAKPPEAFEPSATTLAVLGDWVPMGIAISSGEALSSNSLDNTLRVLDVHPTEWYLLEIEAAGIRHGFGHGQIRIWGDDGRLQAIASQSVVTRRRKEPS, encoded by the coding sequence ATGGACGCCCGCGAATGGTTGGGTCTGCAGCCCACGCACAACCCGACCCGCTGGATCCTGCCGATCACGCCCAAGATCAGCGTCGGCTCGAGGTTCCTGTTCGGCGGCGCCGCGCTCGGTGCGGCCACTGCGGCGCTCGAACAGACCACCGGTCGTCCGGTGGTGTGGGCAACCGCGCAGTACCTGTCGTTCGCGCCCGTCGGCTCGGTGATGGACCTGGACATCCACGTGTCGGTGAGCAGTCGGTTCACCTCCCAGGCACGCGTGATCGGCCACGTCGGCGACAACGAGGTCATCGCGGTCATGGCCGCGCTCGGCCGCCGCGAACTCGATGTCGAGCGGGAGTTCCCGCAGATGCCGAGCGTTCTCCCGCCCGCCGAGTGCCTTCCCCGGGGTCGGCACTACGAGGAGGAGAGCCTCGGCCAGTACATGGACCAGCTGTTGGCGATGGCGCCGCCCGGCGAGGCACACCATGGCCCGACCGGTCACGGCGAGGGTCGGGTCTGCATGTGGGCCAAGCCCCCCGAAGCGTTCGAGCCGTCGGCGACCACCCTTGCCGTGCTCGGCGACTGGGTGCCGATGGGTATCGCGATCAGTTCGGGGGAAGCACTCTCGAGCAACAGCCTCGACAACACGCTGCGCGTGCTCGATGTGCACCCGACGGAGTGGTACCTGCTCGAGATCGAAGCCGCCGGCATCCGCCACGGCTTCGGACATGGTCAGATCCGGATCTGGGGCGACGATGGACGACTCCAGGCGATCGCCAGCCAGTCTGTGGTCACTCGGCGACGCAAGGAGCCTTCATGA
- a CDS encoding 2,4'-dihydroxyacetophenone dioxygenase family protein has protein sequence MTEAVHLGEDDIPWVGTGAGVEIKLVQADIELGLWIVRNRFEPGTVVQKHKHTGQVFGYTLTGAWKYAEYPYVNRAGSFLFEPAGSEHTLTVPADNTELTDVWFQIYGANLNLDADGNVESITDAAGIYAAYMALCEAQGLGRPNVLT, from the coding sequence ATGACTGAAGCAGTGCATCTCGGAGAAGACGACATCCCGTGGGTCGGCACCGGTGCCGGTGTCGAGATCAAGCTGGTCCAGGCCGACATCGAGCTCGGGCTGTGGATCGTGCGTAATCGTTTCGAACCGGGAACGGTGGTCCAGAAGCACAAGCACACGGGCCAGGTGTTCGGCTACACGCTCACCGGCGCCTGGAAGTACGCCGAGTATCCCTATGTGAACCGAGCCGGGTCGTTTCTGTTCGAGCCGGCCGGGTCCGAGCACACGCTCACCGTGCCCGCCGACAACACCGAGCTCACCGATGTCTGGTTCCAGATCTACGGCGCCAACCTCAACCTCGACGCCGACGGCAATGTCGAGTCGATCACCGACGCCGCCGGCATCTACGCGGCCTACATGGCGCTCTGTGAAGCCCAGGGTCTCGGTCGGCCCAACGTGCTCACCTGA
- a CDS encoding alpha/beta hydrolase, with translation MEPSRTTFTSRDGLTLVADRRAPEDEGVDTGRHVIFLHGGGQTRHSWGGTAAAVAERGWTAWTVDARGHGESDWSPSGDYRLSMFAADLGRVIDEIGGRPALVGASLGGLTSLLLLGRDATGAASGLVLVDIVPRMEQKGADRISDFMTANARTGFATLEEAADAVAAYNHHRERPPSVEGLRKNLRERDGRWYWHWDPAFIMPTAERGPSEITDPVLLTECSMAIDEPILLVRGRMSDVVSAEGAAEFVAEVPNAEFADVSDAGHMVAGDRNDAFTSEVVSFLNRLP, from the coding sequence ATGGAACCGAGTCGTACGACCTTCACGAGCCGCGACGGGCTCACCCTGGTCGCCGACCGTCGAGCCCCTGAAGACGAGGGTGTCGACACCGGCCGGCACGTGATCTTCCTCCACGGCGGCGGCCAGACGCGACACTCGTGGGGCGGCACGGCGGCCGCAGTCGCCGAGCGCGGCTGGACCGCGTGGACCGTCGACGCCCGCGGTCACGGCGAGAGCGACTGGTCGCCGAGTGGCGACTATCGCCTGTCGATGTTCGCCGCCGACCTGGGCCGGGTCATCGACGAGATCGGTGGTCGGCCGGCGCTGGTCGGTGCGTCACTGGGCGGACTGACATCGCTGCTGCTCCTCGGCCGTGACGCTACGGGAGCCGCGAGCGGGCTCGTGCTCGTCGACATCGTGCCCCGGATGGAGCAAAAGGGTGCCGACCGGATCTCGGACTTCATGACGGCCAACGCCCGCACCGGCTTCGCCACGCTCGAGGAGGCCGCCGACGCCGTCGCGGCCTACAACCACCATCGAGAACGACCGCCGTCGGTCGAGGGGCTGCGCAAGAACCTGCGCGAGCGGGACGGCCGCTGGTACTGGCACTGGGACCCTGCCTTCATCATGCCGACGGCCGAGAGGGGCCCGTCGGAGATCACCGACCCGGTGCTGCTGACCGAGTGTTCGATGGCGATCGACGAGCCGATCCTGCTGGTGAGGGGCCGGATGAGCGACGTCGTCAGTGCCGAGGGCGCCGCCGAGTTCGTGGCCGAGGTGCCCAACGCCGAGTTCGCCGACGTGAGCGACGCCGGCCACATGGTCGCCGGCGACCGCAACGACGCCTTCACCTCCGAGGTCGTCAGCTTCCTCAACCGCCTCCCCTGA